One Moorella sp. E308F DNA segment encodes these proteins:
- a CDS encoding DNA polymerase III subunit alpha translates to MNSFVHLHVHSEYSLLDGAGRIKDLVRAAREMGMPALALTDHGVMYGAVEFYKAAREEGIKPIIGCEVYVAPRSRHDREPHRDDYQYHLVLLAADANGYRNLAALVSAAYLEGFYYKPRVDRELLSRHSQGLIALSACLAGEVPGWLLKDQEDKAYEAAAWLKEVFGRENFYLELQDQGLAEQRKINRRLIELGRRLNLPLVATNDVHYVFQDQARVHDILLCIQTGKTLNDPNRLRFPNTQFYLKSPGEMAALFTEVPSALTNTLAIAERCNFDFTFGQLHLPAYRVPAGEDTASYLRRLCYEGFNRRYPRDDGTARQRLDYELAIIEQMGYPGYFLIVWDIVNFARRRGIPVGPGRGSAAGSLVAYCLGITAVDPLRYNLLFERFLNPERVSMPDIDIDFCFERRDEVIQYVQEKYGREHVAQIITFGTMAARGAVRDVGRVLGMPLSEVDRIARLVPLELGITLDRALATTPELKESYESSTAVRELLDTARALEGMPRHASTHAAGIVITQEPLTHYLPLQKNGEAVTTQFPMQVVEELGLLKMDILGLRTLTVIDRACRAIRMNYGRDLDLENLPLDDEATYRLLASGETSGIFQLESSGMRAILKELKPERFEDIIALVALYRPGPLGSGMVEDFIERKHGLKPITYLHPALEPILKDTYGVILYQEQVMRIASELAGFTLGQADILRRAMGKKKPEVLAAQREHFLAGAVKKGLPEEIALKIFELMEYFAGYGFNASHSAAYALVAYQTAYLKAHYPAELMGALLSSVAEHLDKMGPYLAECQRLGIKVLPPDVNESGVDFTIAGGHIRFGLAAVKNVGRAAVEAIIAAREAGGPFTSLLDFCRRVDSRLANKRVVESLIRCGAFNSLHPNRRQLLAILDSCFELAAQRQEERRSGQISLLDMVPEEVNEPPLPDLADFSRADILDMEKELLGFYLSGHPLEPYAAALQQFVSHTLADLAEIPDGSQVVLGGLVSGLRRLVTRKGEPMAILTLEDFSGQGEVVLFPRVYSQGRAWLAPDRAVIVYGHTDKQEEGVQVLADQVKPVRVGPGEAGTPAGGLPVETSSTGAVSRERAYGQEAVAAPPAHTGTGKAGERRSGRRLYLKLTGKEQGAALQDILTAFPGDCPVYLHLSSEGRTLILHRRLWVEPVPALLASLARLLGGQDKVKLVPEK, encoded by the coding sequence ATGAATTCCTTTGTCCACCTCCATGTCCACAGTGAATACAGCCTCCTGGACGGGGCCGGCCGCATTAAGGATCTGGTCAGGGCTGCTAGGGAGATGGGCATGCCCGCCCTGGCCCTGACGGACCATGGTGTTATGTACGGGGCCGTGGAATTTTACAAAGCAGCCAGGGAAGAAGGGATCAAACCTATTATTGGCTGCGAGGTTTATGTGGCTCCCCGTTCCCGCCATGACCGGGAACCCCACCGGGACGACTACCAGTACCACCTGGTCCTCCTGGCTGCCGATGCTAACGGTTACCGGAATCTGGCGGCCCTTGTTTCGGCCGCCTACCTGGAGGGCTTTTATTATAAACCCCGGGTGGACAGGGAACTTTTGAGCCGCCATAGCCAGGGCCTCATTGCTTTAAGTGCCTGCCTGGCCGGCGAGGTACCGGGGTGGCTTTTAAAGGACCAGGAAGATAAGGCTTATGAAGCTGCTGCCTGGCTAAAGGAGGTCTTTGGCCGCGAGAATTTCTACTTGGAACTCCAGGACCAGGGCCTGGCGGAACAGCGCAAAATAAATCGCCGTCTCATTGAACTGGGGCGGAGATTAAATTTACCCCTGGTCGCCACCAATGATGTTCATTACGTCTTCCAGGACCAGGCCCGCGTCCATGATATCCTCCTCTGTATCCAGACTGGTAAAACCCTTAACGATCCCAACCGCCTCCGCTTTCCCAACACCCAGTTTTATTTAAAAAGCCCTGGAGAAATGGCGGCCCTTTTTACCGAAGTACCATCTGCTTTGACCAATACCCTGGCCATTGCCGAACGTTGTAACTTCGACTTCACCTTTGGCCAGCTGCACCTGCCGGCCTACCGGGTACCGGCGGGAGAGGATACAGCCAGTTACCTGCGCCGCCTCTGCTATGAGGGTTTTAACAGGCGTTACCCCCGGGATGACGGTACGGCGCGGCAGCGCCTGGACTATGAGCTGGCCATTATTGAACAAATGGGTTACCCGGGCTATTTCCTGATTGTCTGGGATATAGTCAATTTTGCCCGCCGGCGGGGTATCCCGGTAGGGCCGGGAAGGGGCTCGGCTGCCGGCAGCCTGGTGGCCTACTGCCTGGGGATAACCGCCGTAGACCCCCTGCGCTATAACCTCCTCTTTGAGCGCTTTCTCAACCCGGAGCGGGTTAGTATGCCCGATATAGATATTGACTTTTGCTTTGAGCGCCGGGACGAGGTTATCCAGTATGTTCAGGAAAAATACGGCAGGGAGCACGTGGCCCAGATTATTACCTTTGGCACCATGGCCGCCCGGGGTGCTGTCAGGGATGTTGGCCGGGTCCTGGGGATGCCCTTGAGTGAAGTCGACCGGATTGCCAGGTTGGTCCCCCTGGAGCTGGGCATTACCCTGGACCGGGCCCTGGCAACAACGCCAGAATTGAAGGAAAGCTATGAAAGCAGTACGGCCGTACGGGAACTCCTGGATACGGCCCGGGCCCTGGAGGGTATGCCCCGCCATGCCTCTACCCATGCGGCCGGGATTGTTATTACCCAGGAACCTCTAACCCACTACCTGCCCTTGCAAAAAAACGGCGAGGCCGTGACGACCCAGTTTCCTATGCAAGTAGTAGAAGAACTGGGTCTTTTAAAAATGGATATCCTGGGTCTCCGCACCCTGACGGTCATCGACCGGGCCTGCCGGGCTATCCGTATGAACTATGGCCGCGACCTGGATCTGGAAAACCTGCCCCTTGATGATGAGGCTACCTACCGGCTCCTGGCAAGTGGAGAAACCAGCGGCATCTTCCAGCTGGAAAGCAGCGGCATGCGGGCCATTTTAAAGGAATTAAAACCGGAACGCTTTGAGGATATTATCGCCCTTGTGGCCCTGTACCGGCCCGGCCCTCTGGGTAGCGGCATGGTAGAGGATTTTATAGAGCGCAAGCACGGCCTAAAGCCCATTACTTACCTCCACCCGGCCCTGGAACCTATCCTGAAGGATACCTACGGTGTCATCCTTTACCAGGAGCAGGTCATGCGCATTGCCAGCGAGCTGGCCGGCTTTACCCTGGGCCAGGCTGATATATTGCGCCGGGCCATGGGCAAAAAGAAGCCGGAAGTCCTGGCGGCCCAGCGTGAGCATTTCCTGGCGGGGGCTGTCAAAAAAGGCCTTCCTGAGGAGATTGCCCTCAAAATCTTTGAACTCATGGAATACTTTGCCGGGTACGGTTTTAATGCCAGCCACTCGGCGGCCTATGCCCTGGTTGCTTACCAAACGGCCTATCTCAAGGCCCATTACCCGGCGGAACTGATGGGCGCCCTGCTGTCCAGTGTGGCCGAACACCTGGACAAAATGGGGCCTTATCTTGCCGAATGTCAACGTTTGGGGATCAAGGTCCTGCCACCTGATGTCAACGAATCTGGTGTGGATTTCACCATCGCCGGCGGGCACATCCGCTTCGGCCTGGCAGCTGTCAAAAATGTCGGCCGTGCCGCCGTGGAGGCCATCATTGCCGCCCGGGAGGCCGGGGGTCCCTTTACTTCCCTCCTGGACTTCTGTCGCCGGGTGGACTCAAGGCTTGCCAACAAAAGGGTGGTGGAGAGCCTCATCCGTTGCGGCGCCTTCAACTCCCTGCACCCCAACCGGCGGCAGCTGCTGGCTATCCTGGATTCCTGTTTTGAGCTGGCGGCCCAGCGCCAGGAGGAACGCCGCAGCGGCCAGATATCTTTACTGGATATGGTACCGGAAGAAGTTAACGAACCCCCCCTGCCGGATCTGGCCGATTTTTCCCGGGCCGATATCCTGGATATGGAAAAGGAACTCCTGGGCTTCTACTTAAGCGGTCACCCCCTGGAACCCTATGCAGCAGCCTTGCAGCAGTTCGTTTCCCATACCCTGGCTGATCTCGCCGAAATACCCGACGGCAGCCAGGTTGTCCTTGGCGGTCTGGTAAGCGGTTTGCGCCGCCTGGTCACCCGCAAGGGTGAGCCCATGGCCATCCTCACCCTGGAGGACTTCAGCGGCCAGGGGGAAGTCGTCCTTTTCCCCCGTGTCTACAGCCAGGGCCGCGCCTGGCTCGCCCCCGACCGAGCGGTTATTGTTTATGGCCATACTGATAAACAGGAGGAAGGGGTCCAGGTCCTGGCCGACCAGGTTAAACCGGTAAGGGTAGGCCCCGGCGAGGCAGGAACACCGGCCGGCGGTCTTCCGGTCGAGACGTCGTCGACCGGAGCAGTGAGCCGGGAGCGGGCATACGGCCAGGAGGCAGTGGCAGCGCCGCCTGCCCATACCGGCACCGGGAAGGCGGGGGAGCGCAGGTCTGGTCGGCGCCTGTATCTGAAGTTGACGGGAAAAGAGCAGGGGGCAGCACTGCAGGATATTTTGACGGCTTTTCCAGGTGACTGCCCGGTGTACCTGCACTTGAGCAGCGAGGGGCGGACCCTTATTCTCCACCGCCGGCTATGGGTTGAACCGGTTCCGGCCCTGCTGGCAAGTTTGGCCCGCCTGTTAGGTGGGCAAGATAAAGTTAAATTAGTACCGGAAAAATAG
- a CDS encoding glutamate decarboxylase produces MWTVIYIASNRKQALRLKEILTGEGIMVNLRPIGSCQMEDLAGYELLVPESEAEEANEILNTALVR; encoded by the coding sequence ATGTGGACTGTGATCTACATTGCGTCCAACCGGAAACAGGCCTTGCGCCTGAAAGAGATATTGACCGGGGAGGGTATCATGGTAAACTTGCGGCCCATTGGCTCCTGCCAGATGGAAGACCTGGCGGGGTATGAGCTCCTGGTCCCCGAATCGGAAGCTGAAGAAGCCAATGAAATATTAAATACAGCCCTGGTACGATAA
- the coaD gene encoding pantetheine-phosphate adenylyltransferase gives MRVAVYPGTFDPITNGHLDIIRRAIGIFDRVIVGVAADNYKETLFSLEERVKLIKAVTRDWPAVTVKAFSGLLVDFAHQEGAVAIVRGLRAVSDFEYEFQMSIMNKKLAGDLETIFLMTATEYSFISSSIIRQAASLGGCIRGLVPPEVERALLQRYGFL, from the coding sequence TTGAGGGTGGCTGTATATCCAGGTACCTTTGATCCTATCACCAACGGGCACCTGGATATCATCCGGCGGGCCATCGGGATCTTTGACCGGGTGATTGTAGGCGTTGCTGCTGATAATTATAAAGAAACCCTGTTTTCCCTTGAGGAAAGGGTAAAATTAATAAAGGCTGTTACCAGAGATTGGCCTGCGGTTACGGTCAAAGCCTTCTCCGGGCTGCTGGTTGATTTTGCCCACCAGGAAGGGGCTGTGGCCATCGTCAGGGGTCTAAGGGCTGTTTCCGACTTTGAATATGAGTTCCAGATGTCCATCATGAATAAAAAACTGGCCGGCGACCTGGAGACTATATTTTTAATGACAGCTACCGAATACTCCTTCATTAGTTCAAGCATTATTCGCCAGGCAGCCTCCCTGGGAGGGTGCATCCGCGGCCTGGTACCGCCGGAAGTAGAACGTGCTTTATTACAACGCTACGGATTTTTGTAA
- a CDS encoding YtrH family sporulation protein, whose protein sequence is MDGFFPRLLLIFFTAMGVVLGAAVVGSLAAVIVGQPPLRTMTRLALEIKIWAIAAAMGGTFSAIEILGQGLLEGQFRVLAKQLLFIIMAFIGAQVGYWLIQNLAGGK, encoded by the coding sequence GTGGATGGTTTTTTCCCCAGGTTGCTGCTCATCTTTTTTACCGCCATGGGAGTCGTCCTGGGAGCCGCAGTAGTCGGCTCCCTCGCGGCCGTCATCGTCGGGCAGCCACCTTTAAGGACCATGACCCGCCTGGCCCTGGAAATAAAGATCTGGGCCATTGCCGCCGCCATGGGCGGTACCTTCAGCGCTATCGAAATCCTGGGCCAGGGTCTCCTGGAAGGCCAGTTCCGCGTCCTGGCCAAACAACTATTATTTATCATTATGGCCTTTATCGGCGCCCAGGTTGGTTACTGGCTCATTCAAAACCTGGCCGGAGGTAAGTAA
- a CDS encoding small, acid-soluble spore protein, alpha/beta type produces the protein MSKKREDPEAQALKLEVAAELGLLDKIEKEGWGALSAAESGKIGGLLAKMKIGSAYMATVAGQPAIRDTAEDEEEGSP, from the coding sequence ATGAGTAAAAAAAGGGAAGATCCGGAAGCTCAGGCTTTAAAACTGGAAGTGGCCGCCGAACTGGGCCTGCTGGACAAAATAGAAAAGGAGGGCTGGGGGGCCTTGAGCGCGGCGGAAAGCGGTAAAATTGGCGGGTTACTGGCAAAGATGAAGATTGGCTCCGCCTATATGGCTACGGTGGCGGGACAACCGGCCATCAGGGATACGGCTGAGGACGAAGAAGAAGGCAGCCCCTGA
- the pfkA gene encoding 6-phosphofructokinase produces the protein MRTIGVLTSGGDAPGMNAAIRAVVRQAAALDMEVIGIARGYAGLIQGDFRRLNTGSVADIIHRGGTILLTARSEEFRTEAGRAIALDNLRREGIEGLVVIGGDGSFRGAVHLAKKGVPVVGIPGTIDNDIAGTDHTIGFDTAVNTAVEAINRIRDTATSHERIFIIEVMGRHSGQIALAAGIAGGAESILIPEYPVDYDQVVERIERGRHRGKLHSIIVVAEGVGSALEVSQEIGKRTKLESRVTILGHIQRGGAPTAFDCLLASRLGAYAVELLASGASSRMVGIAANELVNRDLETVIQEKKTINPDLYRLAEVLAL, from the coding sequence TTGCGGACCATAGGAGTACTGACCAGCGGTGGTGATGCCCCGGGAATGAATGCGGCCATCAGGGCGGTAGTCCGCCAGGCTGCCGCCCTGGACATGGAGGTAATCGGCATTGCCCGGGGTTACGCAGGATTAATCCAGGGTGACTTTCGCCGCCTCAATACCGGTTCGGTGGCTGACATTATCCACCGGGGCGGTACTATTTTATTAACGGCCCGGTCAGAGGAATTTCGCACGGAAGCAGGTCGGGCCATAGCCCTGGACAACCTCAGGCGGGAAGGTATTGAAGGCCTGGTGGTCATCGGTGGCGATGGTTCATTCCGTGGCGCTGTCCACCTGGCAAAAAAAGGAGTACCGGTAGTTGGTATTCCCGGTACCATCGACAACGACATAGCAGGTACCGATCATACCATTGGCTTCGATACGGCGGTCAATACGGCCGTGGAAGCCATCAACCGCATCCGGGATACGGCAACATCCCACGAACGAATTTTTATCATTGAAGTTATGGGGCGCCATTCAGGCCAGATTGCCCTGGCAGCCGGCATTGCCGGGGGCGCCGAGTCCATCCTGATACCGGAATATCCCGTCGATTATGACCAGGTGGTCGAACGCATTGAGCGGGGCCGCCACCGGGGCAAGCTCCACAGCATTATTGTGGTAGCTGAGGGTGTGGGTAGTGCCCTTGAAGTTAGTCAGGAAATCGGCAAGCGCACCAAATTGGAAAGCCGGGTAACAATACTCGGCCATATCCAGCGGGGAGGAGCGCCAACGGCCTTTGACTGCCTGCTGGCTAGCCGCCTGGGTGCCTATGCGGTAGAACTGCTAGCTTCCGGTGCCAGCAGCCGTATGGTTGGTATCGCGGCCAATGAACTGGTAAACCGGGATCTGGAAACAGTCATCCAGGAAAAAAAGACCATCAATCCTGATTTATACCGCCTGGCCGAAGTGCTGGCTTTGTAA
- the mtrB gene encoding trp RNA-binding attenuation protein MtrB: MEVRDNVTAADFIAIKALENGVTIIGLTRGKDTKFHHSEKLDKGEIMIAQFTEHTSAMKIRGRALVLTKYGSLEAGE, from the coding sequence ATGGAGGTTAGGGACAATGTGACCGCTGCCGATTTTATTGCCATTAAAGCCCTGGAGAACGGGGTAACCATCATTGGCTTGACGCGGGGCAAGGATACTAAGTTTCATCACTCCGAAAAACTAGATAAAGGAGAAATCATGATTGCCCAGTTTACCGAGCATACCTCTGCTATGAAAATCCGCGGCCGGGCGCTGGTGCTCACCAAATACGGGAGTTTAGAAGCGGGGGAGTGA